The Sulfitobacter indolifex genome contains the following window.
CTTTTGACACTCGCCTTCCTTGCCGAAGCGGTCGAGGAGATTGAGGCCGAAGGTCTGCGCGAAGAGATCAACGGGCGTCTCAGCTCTTGGTTGGAGCGTCGTAGCAGCTGATGGCTGTCACCAGCGATATCGTTGCGACCTATCGCGGCCCCGGCAAAGTCATGTCGGGGCTGTTGGCGCAGGGACGTAACGAAGTGCGCGTATTGATGTTCGCGCTGATGGCAGGGCTGCTGATTTTTGTTGCCATGTCGCCCTATCAAGCGCGCGCCGCTCATCTTGATCCCGAAGGGCCGCTTTCGGTTCGCCAGTATTGGAGCGCGTTTTTCTGGATTTTTGTGATGCCTCTGTTGCTCTATGGCTTTGCCGCGATGATTTGGGCGATCAGCCGCATCGCAGGGCAGCGGCTTACCGGCTACGCGGTGCGGCTAACGTTGGTTTGGTCGCTTCTCGCCTCTGCGCCGCTCCTGCTCCTGCTGGGCCTTGCGCTTGGCTTTATCGGGCCGGGCGTACAGGCGCAGATCGTAGGCGTGGTTTGGTTGGCGGTATTTTTCTGGTTCTGGATTTCTGGCCTGCTAGCGGCGCAGCGGGGCTGAGATGGACATTGCTTCGCTGACCCAACTTGCGCAAACCACGCTGCGCAGCCCCCGTACAGCGGCGCGGACGATCGCGGCCCTACCGTTGGGGCGAGAGGTGATTTGGACATCGCTCGCCTTGGTTGCGGCGCTGAACGCGCTGGTGATTTCGGCGATGTTTGTGATCGCGCCCCCCGCCATGGCGCTCCCGACCTATTTTCAATCGCCACTTGTGCTATTTGCGCTGCTGGCCGGGTTGATGCTGCTCTATGTCTACGCACTCTCTTGGGTCGGCAGCGCTATGGGCGGGCAGGGCGCGGTTGAGCCGCTCTTGGCCGCTGTTGTGTGGCTGCAAGCGCTGCGGCTCTGTGCGCAGATGGGGATCCTTCTGCTGACCTTGGCCCTGCCACCTGTCGCGCTGCTGGCCTCTTTCGTCGTTACCTTTTGGGGTCTTTGGATCCTGCTGAATTTCGTGGCCGAACTGCTGCATCTGCCGGGGCTGTTGCACGCTGCCGCCGTGCTGGCAGGGGCCGCGCTTGGGGTCTTGCTGGGTCTTGGTCTCTTGCTGTCTTTGTTCGGGCTCACCGCCCAAGGAGTTTAAGTCATGTTCGACGTTGAAGCCGTCCGGGCGCAGTTTCCGATCCTTGGCCGCGAGGTGAATGGCAAGCCGCTGGTCTATCTCGACAATGGTGCATCGGCGCAAAAGCCGCAGGTGGTGATCGATGCGATCACGCAGGCCTATGCGCAGGAATATTCTAATGTTCACCGTGGCTTGCACTACCTTTCTAATCTAGCGACCGACAAATACGAAAGCGTCCGCGGCACGGTTGCGCGCTTTCTGAATGCCGGATCAGAAGATGAGATCGTGCTGAACACCGGTGCGACCATGGGGATCAACACCGTCGCCTATGCCTGGGCAATGCCTCGGATGCAGGCGGGTGATGAGATCGTTCTATCGGTGATGGAGCATCATGCCAATATCGTGCCATGGAATTTCCTGCGCGAACGCCAAGGCGTGGTGCTAAAGTGGGTCGATGTGGACGCCACGGGCGCCTTGGACCCACAGGCGGTAATCGATGCCATCGGGCCAAAGACCAAGCTGGTTGCGATTTCCCATCTTTCCAATGTCTTGGGTACCAAAGTTGATGTTAAATCCATCACCGCGGCGGCGCATGCGAAAGGCGTTCCGGTGCTGGTTGATGGCTCGCAGGGCGCTGTGCATATGCCGGTGGATGTGCAGGACATCGGGTGTGATTTCTATGCTGTCACCGGGCACAAGCTTTATGGCCCTTCGGGCTCGGGCGCGATCTACAT
Protein-coding sequences here:
- a CDS encoding YIP1 family protein, encoding MDIASLTQLAQTTLRSPRTAARTIAALPLGREVIWTSLALVAALNALVISAMFVIAPPAMALPTYFQSPLVLFALLAGLMLLYVYALSWVGSAMGGQGAVEPLLAAVVWLQALRLCAQMGILLLTLALPPVALLASFVVTFWGLWILLNFVAELLHLPGLLHAAAVLAGAALGVLLGLGLLLSLFGLTAQGV
- a CDS encoding cysteine desulfurase, with product MFDVEAVRAQFPILGREVNGKPLVYLDNGASAQKPQVVIDAITQAYAQEYSNVHRGLHYLSNLATDKYESVRGTVARFLNAGSEDEIVLNTGATMGINTVAYAWAMPRMQAGDEIVLSVMEHHANIVPWNFLRERQGVVLKWVDVDATGALDPQAVIDAIGPKTKLVAISHLSNVLGTKVDVKSITAAAHAKGVPVLVDGSQGAVHMPVDVQDIGCDFYAVTGHKLYGPSGSGAIYIKSERMAEMRPFIGGGDMIREVTKDAVSYNDPPMMFEAGTPGIVATIGLGVALDFMMDLGMENIAAHEDDLRDYAVSRLGGLNWLNLQGTTPDKAAIFSFTLDGAAHAHDISTVLDKKGVAVRAGHHCAAPLMTHLGVSATCRASFGMYNTRAEVDTLVDALELAHDLFA